A stretch of the Lolium perenne isolate Kyuss_39 chromosome 3, Kyuss_2.0, whole genome shotgun sequence genome encodes the following:
- the LOC127341667 gene encoding crocetin glucosyltransferase, chloroplastic, with amino-acid sequence MPAMVAKKAERTAAAAGEVPHFLVVTYPAQGHINPARHLALRLLRATPGARVTLSTAVSACRKMFPDAGEAEEHMDGAGVRYVPYSDGFDAGFDNAAHDHTDYMSQLKIVGPRTLDGVLTRLRDAGRPVTQVVYTVLLSWVAGVARAHGVPAALYWIQPATVLATYFHFFRGTDGFDQAVAAAAEDPWAELRLPGFPAPLRLRDLPSFLTITSDEHPYAFVLAAFRELLGALDDDREETGRGATVLANTFEAMEPDAVATLRQHGLDIVPVGPVLSFLDAAPASTNSNDLFKQDGKGYIEWLDAQATSSVVYISFGSLSSMSKRQISEVARGMAESGRPFLWVLRKDNRGEVDSADLCAGGGMVVEWCDQGKVLSHPAVGCFVTHCGWNSTLESVACGVPVVGVPQWTDQGTNAWLVERQLGTGVRAAVSDKDGVLEAEELRRCIGFATSEMVRAKATMWREKARAAAAVGGSSEKNLRAFVAGQVAPAGN; translated from the coding sequence ATGCCGGCCATGGTGGCAAAGAAGGCGGAGcgtacggcggcggcggcgggggaggtgCCGCACTTCCTCGTGGTCACGTACCCGGCGCAGGGCCACATCAACCCAGCGCGCCACCTCGCGCTGCGCCTGCTCCGGGCCACGCCGGGAGCCCGTGTCAcgctctccaccgccgtctctgcTTGCCGCAAGATGTTCCCAGACGCCGGTGAGGCGGAGGAGCACATGGACGGCGCGGGAGTCCGGTACGTGCCCTACTCGGACGGCTTCGACGCCGGCTTCGACAACGCGGCGCACGACCACACGGACTACATGTCACAGCTCAAGATCGTGGGTCCCCGTACGCTGGACGGCGTGCTCACGCGCCTCCGCGACGCTGGCCGCCCCGTCACGCAGGTGGTGTACACCGTGCTTCTCTCCTGGGTCGCCGGCGTCGCGCGCGCTCACGGCGTGCCCGCCGCGCTGTACTGGATCCAGCCGGCAACCGTGCTCGCCACGTACTTCCACTTCTTCCGCGGCACCGACGGCTTCGAccaggccgtcgccgccgcggcGGAGGACCCGTGGGCGGAGCTACGCCTCCCCGGGTTCCCGGCGCCGCTCCGCTTGCGCGACCTGCCGTCGTTCCTCACCATCACTTCCGACGAGCACCCCTACGCCTTCGTACTCGCCGCGTTCCGCGAGCTCCTCGGCGCGCTGGACGACGACCGCGAGGAGACCGGGCGGGGCGCCACCGTGCTCGCCAACACGTTCGAGGCCATGGAGCCCGACGCAGTGGCGACGCTACGCCAGCATGGCCTCGACATCGTCCCCGTTGGCCCCGTGCTCTCCTTCCTGGACGCAGCACCGGCATCGACCAACAGCAACGACCTGTTCAAGCAGGACGGGAAGGGGTACATAGAGTGGCTGGACGCGCAGGCGACGTCCTCGGTGGTGTACATCTCCTTCGGGAGCCTGTCGTCCATGAGCAAGCGGCAGATCTCGGAGGTGGCGCGCGGCATGGCGGAGAGCGGCCGCCCGTTCCTCTGGGTGCTGAGGAAGGACAACCGTGGCGAGGTCGACAGCGCCGACCTGTGCGCCGGCGGGGGCATGGTGGTGGAGTGGTGTGACCAGGGGAAGGTGCTGTCGCACCCGGCGGTGGGGTGCTTCGTGACCCATTGCGGCTGGAACTCGACGCTGGAGAGCGTGGCGTGTGGGGTGCCGGTTGTCGGAGTACCGCAGTGGACGGACCAGGGCACCAACGCGTGGCTGGTGGAGCGGCAGCTCGGCACCGGGGTCAGGGCCGCCGTCAGCGACAAGGACGGCGTGCTGGAGGCAGAAGAGCTGCGGAGGTGCATCGGCTTCGCCACGTCGGAGATGGTGCGCGCCAAGGCCACGATGTGGAGGGAGAAGGCGCGAGCTGCCGCGGCCGTGGGCGGCTCGTCGGAGAAGAACCTCAGGGCGTTCGTCGCCGGGCAGGTCGCCCCCGCCGGCAACTAG